The following are encoded in a window of Nibricoccus aquaticus genomic DNA:
- a CDS encoding hybrid sensor histidine kinase/response regulator, protein MSPAAAEPVEQRVLILAPTGNDARLTQRFLSDAGIHSEVVRGIAELCAGIDEGCGTLLIAEETLAADTVAPLLKTISEQPSWSDIPLVLITSGGETSQTRLRRMTTLGPVGNVTMLERPFRPVTLLSAIETALRARRKQYEVRDLLKEVQSSERQVQSVLASIADGFVAVDKEWRFTYLNAAYLKLIAPLYSSASLLLGENLWEKFPDLRGTSVEDNYRKAMANQKPVSFELLYEPISTWIEVRVYPAPDALSIYVRDITDRKQSELEVARARDEALEAARAKDDFLAALSHELRTPLNPILLIASEAANDPELPGEVREDFETIARNATLEARLIDDLLDLTRITHGKMSLDKRTIDLHTVLADALETVSPELREKKQTLNVRLASVDCPILGDPARVQQIFWNVLKNAVKFTPEGGAITVETHGEQNTSWCVVRITDSGIGMTNDELSRVFDAFSQGNHAHNGSSHRFGGLGLGLAISRMLIELHAGKISAASKGRDQGSVFTIEFPRASVDEDSGLHPPTHRTDKMRASAPPFSSGKNRRILVVEDHVATRLSLTRLLLRRGYTIVEAGTVAEALERAAEARFDLVVSDIGLPDGDGYSLMKQLREKHGLIGIALSGYGMEQDIARGRAAGFTEHLIKPVNIESLDRVLRTWAEALP, encoded by the coding sequence GTGAGCCCGGCCGCCGCAGAGCCGGTCGAACAACGCGTGTTGATCCTCGCGCCGACAGGAAACGACGCGCGGCTGACGCAGCGTTTTCTTAGCGATGCCGGCATCCACTCGGAAGTGGTGCGCGGCATTGCGGAGCTTTGCGCCGGCATCGACGAGGGCTGCGGCACACTCTTGATCGCGGAAGAGACGCTCGCCGCAGATACAGTGGCTCCGCTGCTGAAAACGATTTCGGAGCAGCCCTCCTGGTCCGACATCCCGCTCGTACTGATCACCAGCGGCGGAGAAACCAGTCAGACCCGGCTGCGACGCATGACCACGCTGGGGCCGGTGGGGAATGTCACGATGCTCGAACGTCCCTTCCGGCCCGTCACGTTGCTCAGCGCGATCGAGACCGCCCTGCGTGCGCGCAGGAAGCAGTATGAAGTGCGCGATCTGCTGAAGGAAGTGCAGTCCAGCGAACGCCAGGTGCAATCGGTGCTCGCCAGTATCGCCGATGGCTTTGTCGCCGTGGACAAAGAATGGCGCTTCACGTATCTGAATGCCGCGTACCTCAAGTTGATCGCGCCGCTCTACTCGTCGGCCTCGTTGCTGTTGGGCGAAAATCTGTGGGAAAAATTTCCCGATCTGCGCGGCACCTCGGTGGAGGACAACTACCGGAAGGCGATGGCCAACCAGAAGCCGGTCAGTTTCGAACTCCTCTACGAACCGATCTCCACTTGGATCGAGGTGCGGGTGTACCCCGCGCCCGACGCGCTCTCGATTTATGTGCGCGACATCACCGACCGCAAACAGAGCGAGCTGGAGGTGGCGCGCGCACGCGACGAGGCGCTGGAAGCCGCGCGTGCGAAAGACGATTTTCTCGCCGCGCTCTCCCACGAGCTGCGCACGCCGCTCAATCCGATCCTCTTGATCGCGAGCGAAGCCGCCAACGATCCCGAGCTGCCCGGGGAAGTCCGCGAAGACTTCGAGACCATCGCGCGCAACGCTACCCTGGAGGCGCGGCTCATCGACGATCTGCTCGATCTGACGCGTATCACGCACGGCAAGATGTCACTCGATAAGCGCACCATCGATCTGCACACGGTGCTGGCGGATGCGCTGGAAACCGTCTCACCCGAACTGCGGGAGAAAAAGCAGACGCTGAATGTGAGACTCGCATCGGTCGATTGTCCTATCCTCGGCGATCCGGCGCGTGTGCAGCAGATCTTTTGGAACGTGCTCAAGAATGCCGTTAAGTTCACGCCCGAGGGCGGCGCGATCACGGTGGAAACACACGGCGAGCAAAACACATCGTGGTGCGTGGTCAGAATCACCGACTCCGGCATCGGGATGACGAACGACGAACTGAGCCGCGTCTTCGACGCGTTTTCGCAGGGCAATCATGCACACAACGGCAGTTCGCATCGCTTCGGCGGACTGGGACTCGGGCTGGCCATTTCGCGGATGCTCATCGAGCTGCACGCAGGGAAAATCTCCGCTGCGAGCAAAGGGAGGGACCAGGGCTCCGTCTTCACGATCGAGTTTCCCCGGGCATCCGTGGATGAGGATTCCGGCCTGCATCCTCCCACACATCGGACCGACAAGATGCGCGCGAGCGCCCCGCCCTTTTCCTCAGGCAAGAACCGGCGCATCCTCGTGGTGGAAGATCACGTGGCCACCCGGCTTTCGCTCACCCGGCTGCTTTTGCGGCGCGGCTACACGATTGTCGAGGCAGGCACGGTCGCCGAAGCCTTGGAGCGCGCGGCTGAGGCCCGGTTCGATCTCGTGGTCTCCGACATCGGCCTGCCGGATGGCGACGGTTATTCGCTGATGAAACAGCTCCGCGAGAAACACGGACTCATCGGTATCGCGCTTTCCGGATACGGCATGGAGCAGGACATCGCCCGCGGACGCGCGGCGGGATTCACCGAGCATTTGATCAAGCCAGTGAACATCGAGTCACTGGACCGGGTGCTGCGCACGTGGGCGGAGGCGCTCCCGTAA
- a CDS encoding ATPase domain-containing protein: MAATTNDPTQPRCSTGVDGLDTILGGGFPRDRIYLVQGSPGVGKTTLALQFLLEGARIGEASLYITLSETKDELDGVARSHGWNLDGALTLFELSAMEDKLKGETESTFFHPSEVELNRTTEVILGEIERVNPSRLVFDSLSEMRMLAESPLRYRRQILRLKQFLAGRKCTVLFLDDCGSNDHDVQSIVHGVVNLTRRSPEFGAARRQVNIQKIRGVKFVEGNHDYNVETGGMVVFPRLVANTHRTDFEQGQLKTGNIALDKLLGGGIDFGTSTMLMGPPGCGKSTLATMVSFVAAERGQTVLFFSFDEISTTLLSRAAQLGMDLTKHVESGHVRLEQIDPAEVSPGELADRIRRATLEKKAHVVVIDSINGYLNAMPEERHLVLQLHELLAFLNQQGVITLMVLAQQGVVGQMHSSVDLTYLADTVVLLRYFEAQGAIHQAISVMKKRSGNHERTIREFSVGPGGVEVGEPLTNMHGILTGIPIISKSAQPERKPEEA; the protein is encoded by the coding sequence ATGGCCGCTACAACTAATGACCCCACACAACCCCGCTGCTCCACCGGCGTGGATGGCTTGGACACTATTTTAGGCGGGGGATTTCCCCGTGATCGCATCTATCTGGTCCAGGGCTCGCCGGGAGTGGGCAAGACCACGCTCGCTTTGCAGTTTTTGCTCGAGGGCGCGCGGATCGGCGAAGCCAGTTTGTACATCACTCTCTCTGAAACCAAGGATGAGCTCGACGGCGTCGCCCGCTCGCATGGCTGGAATCTCGATGGCGCCCTCACGCTCTTCGAATTGTCCGCGATGGAGGACAAGCTGAAGGGCGAAACGGAGAGCACGTTTTTCCACCCGTCCGAAGTGGAGCTGAACCGCACCACCGAAGTCATTCTTGGTGAGATCGAGCGGGTGAATCCCTCGCGGCTGGTCTTCGATTCGCTTTCAGAGATGCGCATGCTCGCCGAATCGCCGCTGCGCTATCGCCGCCAGATCCTGCGCTTGAAGCAGTTTCTCGCGGGCCGAAAATGCACGGTTTTGTTTTTGGACGACTGCGGCTCCAACGATCACGACGTCCAGAGTATCGTCCACGGCGTGGTCAACCTGACCCGCCGTTCGCCGGAATTCGGGGCGGCGCGACGCCAGGTCAACATCCAGAAAATCCGCGGAGTGAAGTTCGTGGAAGGCAACCATGACTACAACGTGGAGACCGGCGGCATGGTCGTGTTCCCGCGCCTGGTCGCCAACACGCACCGCACCGATTTCGAACAGGGGCAGTTGAAAACGGGCAACATCGCCCTCGATAAACTGCTCGGCGGCGGGATCGACTTCGGCACCAGCACGATGCTGATGGGGCCGCCCGGTTGCGGGAAATCCACGCTGGCCACCATGGTCTCGTTTGTAGCCGCGGAACGGGGACAGACGGTCTTGTTCTTCAGTTTTGACGAAATCAGCACGACTTTGCTCAGCCGGGCCGCCCAGCTCGGGATGGATCTGACAAAGCATGTCGAGAGCGGCCATGTGCGCCTCGAACAGATCGACCCGGCGGAAGTTTCGCCGGGCGAACTAGCCGACCGCATCCGGCGGGCGACGCTCGAAAAGAAGGCCCATGTGGTCGTGATCGACAGCATCAACGGCTACCTCAACGCGATGCCCGAGGAGCGGCATCTGGTGCTCCAGCTCCACGAGTTGCTGGCCTTCCTGAACCAGCAGGGTGTGATCACGCTCATGGTGCTCGCGCAGCAGGGCGTGGTGGGCCAGATGCACTCAAGCGTCGATCTTACCTACCTGGCGGACACCGTGGTGTTGCTGCGCTATTTCGAGGCGCAAGGCGCGATCCATCAGGCTATCTCCGTGATGAAAAAGCGCAGCGGAAATCACGAACGCACCATCCGCGAGTTCTCGGTCGGTCCGGGCGGTGTGGAGGTGGGCGAGCCGCTGACCAACATGCACGGCATACTCACGGGCATCCCCATTATCAGCAAATCCGCTCAACCGGAGAGAAAGCCAGAGGAGGCATGA
- a CDS encoding immunoglobulin domain-containing protein, which produces MAATGTGTLTYQWQKDGFALTGATTTTYSITATTLSQSGNYAVVVTDTSGSTTSSAAILTVNPDPTITTQPASRVVIGGATVHFSVVASGTGTLTYQWKKNGAEIAGATAVNYSVFNASASDAADYTVVVTNTVGSDTSAVVTTATSNIATLVVNPLPVIATQPASVFVDAGGSATFSVGATGTGSLSYQWQKESANIAGATAASLTIGSAQAGNAGSYRVIVTDSIGSTTSSTVSLMVGSASALPVADGFAVAATGGGSATPITVTTAADFRTQAESTAPAVIRVSGTLNLGATKVAVKSNKTIQGVDANATLIGNLEMASGVNSVIICGLNITNPNAGGDGISVVGATNVYITHCTFFDCADGLIDITAGADNVTVSWCEFYYTAAQTTHRYAMTVGAATGETKALRVTLHHNRWFDGVDQSMPVTTWGRVHMYNNSLELTTTTANTAATKVQTSAQLLSERNQYIGLRDPLVKSDTGLIRAINNLYTNTTLSTGATAEAGTDTVFTPTYSYEMHSTDAMTVLQSAAGNTAGAASTSPTTASVTAASTATTLTAGNAFTLSATPTGFTASEATAYQWRLNNVAIPGGDKSTFVVNSAVTGHSGIYTVLVLKPSGGVVSTPVTITVNAAETPTAPAVTTDDGGGSPSAWFLGALAFVCGARAITRRRTS; this is translated from the coding sequence GTGGCCGCGACCGGCACGGGAACATTGACCTACCAGTGGCAAAAAGACGGCTTTGCCCTCACGGGTGCTACCACCACGACCTATTCGATCACCGCCACGACGCTCAGCCAGTCCGGTAACTACGCGGTTGTCGTGACCGACACCAGTGGCAGCACGACCAGCAGTGCCGCCATCCTCACTGTAAACCCAGATCCAACGATCACGACCCAGCCAGCCAGCCGCGTGGTCATTGGCGGTGCGACCGTCCATTTCAGCGTCGTCGCCAGCGGCACCGGGACACTCACCTATCAATGGAAGAAAAACGGCGCCGAAATCGCAGGTGCCACTGCCGTGAATTACTCGGTCTTCAACGCCTCCGCGAGCGATGCGGCTGATTATACCGTGGTCGTGACGAACACCGTCGGCAGCGACACAAGCGCCGTCGTCACCACCGCCACCAGCAACATCGCCACGCTCGTGGTGAATCCGTTGCCCGTGATCGCGACGCAGCCGGCCAGCGTCTTTGTCGATGCCGGTGGCAGCGCGACCTTCTCCGTCGGGGCTACGGGCACCGGTTCTCTGAGTTATCAGTGGCAGAAGGAGTCCGCCAATATCGCGGGCGCCACCGCCGCCAGCCTCACGATCGGTTCTGCACAGGCGGGCAACGCGGGCTCCTACCGCGTTATCGTCACCGACTCGATAGGCAGCACCACGAGCTCCACCGTATCGCTCATGGTGGGCTCCGCCTCCGCGTTGCCCGTTGCCGACGGCTTCGCGGTCGCCGCCACCGGCGGCGGATCCGCAACGCCGATCACGGTAACAACGGCCGCCGACTTCCGCACCCAGGCCGAGTCCACCGCCCCCGCCGTCATCAGAGTCAGCGGCACCCTCAACCTCGGGGCCACCAAGGTCGCCGTTAAATCCAACAAGACGATTCAGGGCGTCGACGCCAACGCCACCCTCATCGGCAACCTCGAAATGGCCAGCGGCGTGAACAGCGTCATCATCTGCGGCCTGAATATCACCAATCCGAATGCGGGCGGCGACGGCATCTCCGTCGTCGGAGCGACCAACGTGTACATCACGCATTGCACCTTCTTCGACTGTGCGGACGGCCTCATCGATATCACTGCGGGCGCGGACAACGTCACCGTGTCGTGGTGCGAATTCTACTACACCGCCGCCCAGACCACGCATCGTTACGCCATGACGGTGGGCGCGGCCACCGGTGAGACGAAAGCGCTCCGCGTGACGCTCCATCACAACCGCTGGTTCGACGGAGTGGATCAGAGCATGCCGGTCACGACTTGGGGTCGCGTTCACATGTATAACAACTCGCTCGAGCTCACCACCACAACCGCCAACACCGCCGCGACCAAGGTCCAGACCAGCGCCCAGCTCCTGAGCGAACGCAACCAGTACATCGGCCTCCGTGATCCTCTGGTGAAATCCGACACCGGCCTGATCCGGGCTATCAATAATCTCTACACCAACACCACCCTCTCGACAGGGGCCACCGCCGAAGCGGGGACCGACACGGTGTTCACGCCGACCTACTCGTACGAGATGCATTCCACGGACGCCATGACCGTCCTGCAGTCGGCTGCGGGCAATACCGCCGGCGCCGCCTCGACCTCGCCAACGACCGCCAGCGTCACAGCCGCGTCCACCGCGACGACGCTCACCGCCGGTAACGCCTTCACGCTCTCGGCCACGCCTACCGGATTCACCGCCAGCGAAGCCACCGCGTACCAGTGGCGCCTCAACAACGTGGCCATCCCAGGCGGCGACAAGAGCACGTTTGTCGTCAACAGCGCGGTGACGGGCCACTCAGGCATCTACACGGTATTGGTCCTCAAGCCTTCCGGTGGCGTCGTCAGCACGCCAGTCACCATCACGGTGAATGCCGCCGAAACGCCCACGGCACCCGCCGTGACGACTGACGACGGCGGCGGCTCTCCCTCCGCCTGGTTCCTCGGCGCGCTCGCTTTTGTGTGCGGCGCACGCGCGATCACGCGCCGCCGGACGAGCTGA
- the rrtA gene encoding rhombosortase, whose protein sequence is MTLRERIARENITLRSLPWGFLAVAVASTISIAMPAWREALLYNRTGIEAGEAWRLWTGNFVHFGWLHFVADTGLWLIIGWFVERAHPTAARVSIPLCALAVTGAVYFFDPEMIRYAGLSGMNVGFLVFLALTGWQKSWKDWFWPAILGIHVLELILESTWGHGAIEFDTPGIRVATIAHIGGIVFGVALWIWINALRKRAQITSAKA, encoded by the coding sequence ATGACGCTGAGAGAACGCATCGCCCGCGAAAATATCACGCTGCGCTCGCTGCCGTGGGGCTTTCTCGCGGTCGCGGTTGCCTCGACAATTTCAATCGCGATGCCCGCGTGGCGCGAGGCGCTGCTCTACAACCGCACCGGCATCGAGGCCGGCGAGGCCTGGCGGTTGTGGACCGGAAACTTCGTTCACTTCGGCTGGCTGCACTTCGTCGCCGACACCGGCTTGTGGCTGATCATCGGCTGGTTCGTGGAGCGCGCGCACCCGACCGCCGCGCGCGTGAGCATCCCGCTCTGCGCATTGGCGGTGACCGGCGCGGTTTATTTTTTCGACCCGGAGATGATCCGCTACGCCGGGCTCTCGGGCATGAACGTCGGATTCCTCGTCTTCCTCGCGCTCACCGGCTGGCAGAAATCGTGGAAGGACTGGTTCTGGCCCGCGATCTTGGGTATCCACGTCCTGGAGCTGATCCTCGAATCGACTTGGGGACACGGCGCGATCGAGTTCGACACGCCGGGCATCCGCGTGGCGACCATCGCGCACATCGGAGGCATCGTCTTCGGAGTCGCGTTGTGGATCTGGATCAACGCACTGCGGAAACGCGCGCAGATAACATCAGCGAAGGCGTGA
- a CDS encoding RluA family pseudouridine synthase → MALPPVIYEDETMIAFDKPSGLLIAPDRWDKKKENLMGLVHDKMGHGVANVHRLDADTSGIVLCAKTKPALDYLSGQFQSKTVGKLYLAISVVLPEDRAMKLPTPVLPRLPDGSLPESFTVDLGLGEDEHHPGHMRVFRKRGGKASLTEFHARERFGKYILHECRPLTGRTHQIRVHLAAVGAPILNDRFYGDPDELLLLSNLKRGYKGRGDEKPLLDRLALHASELTVKHPVTREPVTIRAENPHEFEVALKYLRKFSARA, encoded by the coding sequence GTGGCCCTGCCTCCTGTTATCTACGAAGACGAAACCATGATCGCGTTCGACAAGCCGAGCGGCCTGCTGATCGCGCCCGACCGCTGGGATAAGAAGAAGGAGAACCTCATGGGCCTTGTTCACGACAAGATGGGCCACGGCGTCGCCAACGTCCATCGCCTCGACGCCGACACCAGCGGCATTGTGCTCTGCGCGAAGACCAAGCCCGCGCTCGATTACCTGAGCGGCCAGTTCCAGAGCAAAACCGTCGGCAAACTCTATCTCGCGATCAGCGTCGTGCTGCCCGAAGACCGCGCGATGAAGCTGCCCACGCCAGTACTCCCGCGCCTGCCCGATGGCAGCCTGCCCGAGTCGTTCACGGTCGATCTCGGTCTCGGCGAAGACGAACACCACCCGGGCCACATGCGCGTCTTCCGCAAACGCGGAGGCAAGGCCAGCCTCACGGAGTTTCACGCCCGCGAACGTTTCGGAAAATACATCCTCCACGAGTGCCGCCCGCTCACGGGTCGCACGCACCAGATCCGCGTCCACCTCGCCGCCGTCGGCGCGCCCATCCTCAACGACCGCTTCTACGGCGATCCCGATGAGCTGCTGCTCCTCTCGAATTTAAAACGCGGCTACAAAGGCCGCGGCGACGAAAAGCCCCTGCTCGACCGCCTCGCCCTGCATGCCAGCGAGCTCACCGTGAAACATCCGGTGACTCGCGAGCCCGTCACGATCCGCGCGGAGAACCCGCACGAGTTCGAAGTCGCGCTCAAGTACCTGCGCAAATTCTCCGCCCGCGCTTAA
- a CDS encoding alpha/beta hydrolase: MHANTFAPAFSFFSAFSRMSPTQPLRTLIRTTGYKLRPPRPLLFTPGVHRAQQVVLASGRAGPHQGAEILHEVRSGLTPTIVLGGFVPDATEQVFLMRGFLLKHGSVFYFNYPRLGFSMELVFAQLDDLVAELTEKHGKPPVIFAVSFGAGLVLEWLKRARRAGRRVDVGGLVLISPVACVEDLLTNGEAKPSTLLGRAVKPYVEHEARIQPGHIEKSRAIFTKMFEAGAQNKESLRALMTRGELRQLRDSVIGTIQAIDANGACERMTALRQMEAPCSYFSQVLLPLCTAPVLILYAEKESAVLTETSPTRFAMTSAHQAYFPQSQCKTIVNRRGSPVQHASLIFHCFNFLPPISAFYKRLKSKKVQRAA, encoded by the coding sequence ATGCACGCGAATACCTTCGCCCCCGCTTTCTCGTTTTTCAGCGCGTTCAGCCGCATGTCGCCGACGCAGCCGTTGCGCACATTGATCCGCACAACCGGTTATAAGCTGCGTCCACCGAGGCCGCTGCTGTTCACGCCGGGCGTGCATCGCGCCCAGCAAGTCGTCCTCGCGAGCGGGCGCGCGGGCCCGCATCAGGGCGCGGAAATTCTGCACGAAGTCCGCAGCGGGCTGACGCCGACCATCGTGCTCGGCGGCTTTGTGCCTGATGCGACGGAGCAGGTTTTTTTGATGCGCGGGTTTCTGCTCAAGCACGGGAGTGTGTTTTATTTCAACTATCCGCGGCTGGGGTTCTCGATGGAGTTGGTGTTCGCGCAGCTCGACGATCTGGTGGCGGAGCTGACGGAGAAACACGGCAAGCCGCCGGTGATTTTTGCAGTGAGCTTTGGCGCGGGTCTCGTGCTGGAGTGGTTGAAGCGCGCGCGCCGCGCGGGCCGTCGTGTCGATGTCGGCGGGCTCGTGCTGATCAGCCCCGTCGCGTGCGTGGAGGATTTGCTCACGAACGGAGAGGCGAAGCCTTCGACGTTGCTCGGGCGCGCGGTGAAGCCGTATGTCGAACACGAGGCGCGCATCCAGCCGGGGCACATCGAGAAGTCGCGCGCGATCTTCACGAAGATGTTCGAGGCGGGCGCGCAGAATAAAGAATCGCTGCGCGCGCTCATGACGCGCGGCGAACTCCGGCAGCTGCGCGATTCGGTGATCGGCACGATCCAGGCGATCGACGCGAACGGCGCGTGCGAGCGGATGACGGCGTTGCGGCAAATGGAGGCGCCGTGTTCGTATTTTTCGCAGGTGCTGCTGCCGCTGTGCACGGCGCCGGTGCTGATCCTCTACGCGGAAAAGGAAAGCGCGGTGCTCACGGAAACGTCGCCCACGCGTTTCGCGATGACGTCGGCGCATCAGGCGTATTTCCCGCAGAGCCAGTGCAAGACGATCGTGAACCGGCGCGGCAGTCCGGTGCAGCACGCGTCGTTGATTTTTCACTGCTTTAATTTTCTCCCGCCGATCTCGGCTTTCTACAAGCGGCTGAAGTCGAAGAAAGTTCAGAGGGCGGCGTGA
- a CDS encoding GH3 auxin-responsive promoter family protein has product MIAPPKPLIRAGARFLSSRTARKLSVGGAGLGAQQKTFSTLVAAMSRCEAGRADGIEAHGGASAYARFQARVPLRTYEAFIPWIERMKRGEADVLWPGRCAHYAVSSGTTAGRTKFLPITGAMLEHFKKAGLDSLLYYTARTGSSSVFRGRHLFLGGATTLTPIAEAKPFLAYGGDLSGITALNLPGWVDKHLYEPGAEIAQMDNWPAKLEAIAARTLDRDITLLAGIPSWVLILAETLRAKAHAKNPTGAKAQNLRALWPNLECLIHGGVPIAPYVDELRAALGAEVNFHEVYPASEGFIATQDADASLGLRLMTDVGIFYEFLPMSEFDESRLEELGAKTVPLEGVRAGVDYALVMTTPAGLCRYVIGDVVRFVSTDIPRLVYVGRTKLQLSAFGEHVIEKEVTDALSTVCRARGLSVGNFHVAPVFADAAAGRARGRHEWWIELKNAGDAQASTVIIALAANLAVALDAELMRLNDDYEAKRKGGGLALPEVRLVAPGTFEHWLRAKGKWGGQNKMPRCRSDREIADELRVVASV; this is encoded by the coding sequence ATGATTGCACCACCGAAACCGTTGATCCGCGCGGGTGCGCGGTTTTTGAGTTCGCGTACGGCGCGCAAGTTGAGCGTTGGCGGCGCGGGTCTGGGCGCGCAGCAGAAGACGTTTTCGACGCTCGTCGCGGCGATGAGCCGTTGCGAAGCGGGCCGGGCGGATGGGATCGAAGCGCATGGAGGAGCGAGCGCGTATGCGCGGTTTCAGGCTCGGGTGCCGCTGCGCACGTATGAGGCGTTCATCCCGTGGATCGAGCGGATGAAACGGGGCGAGGCGGATGTGCTGTGGCCGGGGCGCTGCGCGCACTACGCGGTTTCTTCGGGTACGACGGCGGGGCGCACGAAGTTTCTCCCGATCACGGGTGCGATGCTGGAGCATTTTAAGAAGGCGGGGCTCGACTCGTTGCTCTATTACACGGCGCGGACGGGGAGTTCATCGGTGTTTCGGGGGCGGCATTTATTTCTCGGCGGGGCGACCACGCTGACGCCGATTGCGGAGGCGAAACCGTTTCTCGCGTACGGCGGCGATCTGAGCGGAATCACGGCGCTGAATCTGCCGGGCTGGGTGGATAAACATCTTTACGAGCCGGGCGCGGAAATCGCGCAGATGGACAACTGGCCAGCGAAGCTGGAGGCGATCGCAGCGCGCACGCTGGATCGCGACATCACGCTGCTGGCGGGCATTCCGAGCTGGGTGTTGATCTTGGCGGAAACGCTACGCGCGAAAGCGCACGCGAAAAATCCGACGGGGGCGAAGGCGCAGAATCTCCGCGCGCTCTGGCCGAATCTGGAGTGCCTGATCCATGGCGGGGTGCCGATCGCGCCGTATGTGGATGAACTGCGCGCGGCGCTCGGAGCCGAGGTGAATTTTCACGAAGTTTATCCGGCATCGGAAGGTTTCATCGCGACGCAGGATGCGGACGCATCGCTTGGTCTGCGGCTCATGACGGACGTGGGGATTTTCTACGAATTTCTGCCGATGTCGGAGTTCGACGAGAGCCGTCTCGAGGAACTCGGCGCGAAGACGGTGCCGCTCGAAGGTGTGCGCGCGGGCGTGGATTACGCGCTGGTGATGACGACGCCGGCCGGGCTTTGCCGCTATGTGATCGGCGATGTGGTGCGGTTTGTTTCCACGGATATTCCGCGGCTGGTTTATGTGGGGCGGACGAAGTTGCAGCTCAGCGCATTTGGCGAGCATGTGATTGAGAAGGAAGTCACCGACGCGCTCAGCACGGTGTGTCGCGCGCGGGGATTGAGCGTGGGGAATTTTCATGTGGCACCGGTGTTTGCGGATGCGGCGGCTGGGCGTGCGCGCGGACGGCACGAGTGGTGGATCGAGTTGAAGAACGCGGGGGACGCGCAGGCCAGCACGGTGATCATCGCGCTGGCGGCGAATCTCGCGGTGGCGCTCGATGCGGAGCTGATGCGGCTCAACGACGATTACGAAGCGAAGCGCAAAGGCGGCGGGCTCGCGTTGCCCGAGGTGCGGTTGGTCGCGCCGGGGACGTTTGAGCACTGGCTGCGCGCGAAAGGGAAATGGGGCGGGCAGAATAAAATGCCGCGCTGCCGGAGCGATCGGGAGATCGCGGATGAGCTCCGTGTGGTTGCGTCGGTTTAG
- a CDS encoding EamA family transporter, with translation MHFPLHLLIPLGSAMGYVLAVLLVKRSADYGVGIFRTTFVSNIAMGVCFAPLWLLGGPGQPWSLIWQPLAAGALFFVGQFFTFIAQTKGDVSVATPMMGVKVLMVALASTLLLTDSIPLKWWFAAALSTLGVALLGRASGASGAQKHQRVLMTMLCAAAASTAFATADVLIQKWGRAWGGGRFLPIMFGGVALASFALIPFFREPLRAVPRDAWRWLIPGTILMALQAAGLGLTMAIWGDATAANIVYSSRGLWSVIAVWLVGHWFSNREQHLGAGILRWRLAGATAMLAAIVLVMT, from the coding sequence ATGCACTTCCCGCTTCACCTGCTCATCCCGCTTGGCAGCGCCATGGGCTATGTCCTCGCCGTGCTGCTCGTGAAGCGCTCGGCCGACTACGGCGTCGGGATCTTCCGCACCACCTTCGTCTCCAACATCGCCATGGGCGTCTGCTTCGCCCCGCTCTGGCTCCTAGGCGGCCCCGGCCAGCCCTGGTCACTCATCTGGCAACCACTCGCCGCGGGCGCGCTGTTTTTCGTCGGACAATTTTTCACCTTCATCGCTCAGACCAAAGGCGATGTGTCCGTCGCCACGCCGATGATGGGTGTGAAAGTCCTCATGGTCGCACTCGCGAGCACGCTCCTGCTCACCGACAGCATTCCGCTCAAATGGTGGTTCGCCGCCGCGCTCAGCACGCTCGGTGTCGCTCTGCTCGGCCGCGCGAGTGGTGCAAGCGGCGCGCAAAAACATCAACGCGTGCTCATGACGATGCTCTGCGCCGCCGCTGCTTCGACCGCTTTCGCGACCGCCGATGTCCTCATCCAGAAATGGGGCCGCGCCTGGGGCGGCGGACGTTTCCTCCCCATCATGTTCGGCGGCGTCGCGCTCGCCTCCTTCGCGCTCATCCCGTTCTTCCGCGAACCGCTCCGCGCCGTCCCACGCGACGCCTGGCGCTGGCTCATCCCCGGCACCATCCTCATGGCGCTCCAGGCCGCCGGACTCGGCCTCACCATGGCGATCTGGGGCGACGCCACCGCCGCCAACATCGTGTACAGCTCGCGCGGCCTCTGGAGCGTCATTGCCGTCTGGCTCGTCGGCCACTGGTTCAGCAACCGCGAGCAACACCTCGGCGCAGGCATCCTCCGCTGGCGCCTCGCCGGCGCGACCGCGATGCTCGCCGCCATCGTCCTCGTGATGACGTGA